A single region of the Leisingera thetidis genome encodes:
- a CDS encoding response regulator transcription factor — MTPPLVTILDDEPEIRQILTDTLEEAGFRTLSFSRAREFEAALNRMTPDVCLVDLSLPDTDGLALVHRLALEQGAAVIIISGRAQVQDRVTGLELGADDYITKPFDPAEVVARIRARLRSGPRTIAPASDTARFSGWTAHFDRYVLEDDTGAETQFSHAEGEVLRLFLDSPKRLISRAQMQETLGGAAGDSFDRAMDVRISRLRTKLREDPKNPRLIKTIYGAGYIFLGDVDWT, encoded by the coding sequence ATGACGCCCCCCCTGGTCACCATTCTGGATGACGAGCCGGAGATCCGGCAGATCCTTACCGATACATTGGAGGAAGCCGGCTTCCGGACCCTCAGCTTTTCCCGCGCACGGGAGTTCGAAGCCGCGCTGAACCGGATGACCCCGGATGTCTGCCTGGTCGATCTGTCGCTGCCCGACACTGACGGTCTGGCGCTGGTACACCGGCTGGCGCTGGAGCAGGGCGCCGCTGTCATCATCATCTCCGGCCGCGCCCAGGTGCAGGACCGGGTGACCGGACTGGAACTGGGCGCCGATGACTACATAACCAAACCGTTTGACCCGGCCGAAGTCGTCGCCCGCATCCGCGCCCGCCTGCGCAGCGGCCCCCGCACCATAGCCCCGGCAAGCGACACTGCCCGGTTTTCCGGCTGGACAGCGCATTTCGACCGCTATGTGCTGGAGGACGACACCGGCGCAGAGACGCAGTTTTCCCATGCCGAAGGCGAGGTTCTGCGGCTGTTCTTAGACAGCCCCAAACGGCTGATCTCCCGTGCCCAGATGCAGGAGACACTGGGCGGTGCCGCCGGAGACAGTTTTGACCGGGCCATGGATGTACGTATCTCGCGCCTGCGCACCAAGCTGCGCGAAGACCCCAAGAATCCGCGGCTGATCAAGACGATCTATGGCGCGGGCTACATCTTTCTGGGTGATGTGGATTGGACCTGA
- a CDS encoding hybrid sensor histidine kinase/response regulator, whose protein sequence is MNRTSKQHAAMTTAGLNLIAQALSIYDNDLRLAVCNRRFQEMFNLPDHLAQPGAAFSDTIRFLAESGEYAPETDIEEIVRTRVEQALDFVPHYLERERPNGQMISIEGSPLPQGGWVTVYTDITRTKQAEQLLRSRSEEMSEKLIAYTEELSAANRQLAASNTALEEAKRQLTEIEGRTRLTTEMMPAHIAHVDADGYYTYTNRRLSSVFPSRPSDILGMHISDALGEDAFERIEPHLLAAYKGGSPVFEFTESHGSRRIRVAFTPDQHGGVYILSMDVTEETQARVALQQARRREMAAQMTSGLAHDFSNLLTIILGMQGKLEKMELSDGAAELIKGTLSAARRGGRLLNRIAEMTGQRSLRPQATDMHTLLGELKILASPLLPQGIGLSILDNMPDEVLLLDSGKLQDALLNLILNARDACGTTGQITVSAHAVGRTWVEITVSDTGPGFSPEALDKALNPFFTTKGSEGSGLGLPMVYDMAKLAGGDIRIGNGVSGAAIILRLPYRLAPDAGGGMALLVEDSEELRAAFRDMLIDLGYSVIEAASVDEACALTAGLPDIALVLSDIKLEGTATGIDLASRLDGSGLPCILMTSLPVSDPLFRKALKCGPVLRKPFTTHQLSELIKPEPAA, encoded by the coding sequence ATGAACCGCACAAGCAAGCAGCACGCCGCCATGACGACCGCCGGGCTGAATCTGATCGCCCAGGCGCTGTCGATTTATGACAACGACCTGCGGCTGGCCGTGTGCAACCGCCGCTTCCAGGAAATGTTCAATCTGCCGGACCACCTGGCCCAGCCTGGCGCCGCCTTTTCCGACACCATCCGCTTTCTGGCCGAAAGCGGCGAATATGCCCCGGAAACGGATATCGAAGAAATTGTGCGGACCCGTGTCGAACAGGCCCTGGATTTCGTGCCGCATTACTTGGAGCGCGAACGTCCCAACGGGCAAATGATTTCGATCGAGGGCTCGCCGCTGCCGCAGGGCGGTTGGGTCACAGTCTACACCGATATCACCCGCACCAAACAGGCGGAGCAGCTCCTGCGCTCCCGGTCTGAGGAAATGTCAGAGAAACTGATTGCCTACACCGAGGAGCTTTCCGCCGCCAACCGGCAGCTGGCGGCCAGCAATACCGCGCTGGAGGAGGCCAAGCGCCAGTTGACCGAAATCGAAGGCCGCACCCGCCTCACCACCGAAATGATGCCGGCTCATATCGCCCACGTCGATGCGGACGGCTATTACACCTATACAAACCGCCGCCTCAGCTCGGTGTTTCCCAGCCGCCCATCTGACATTCTGGGGATGCATATCTCCGACGCATTGGGCGAGGACGCCTTCGAGCGGATCGAACCGCATCTGCTGGCGGCCTACAAAGGCGGCAGCCCGGTCTTTGAGTTCACCGAAAGTCACGGCAGCCGCCGTATCCGGGTGGCCTTCACCCCGGACCAGCACGGCGGCGTCTATATCCTGTCGATGGATGTAACCGAGGAAACCCAGGCCCGCGTCGCCCTGCAGCAGGCGCGCCGGCGCGAGATGGCAGCACAGATGACGTCCGGCCTTGCGCATGACTTTTCAAACCTCCTGACAATCATTCTCGGCATGCAGGGCAAGCTGGAGAAGATGGAGCTGAGTGACGGAGCCGCTGAACTGATCAAGGGCACATTGTCCGCCGCAAGACGCGGCGGGCGGCTCTTGAACCGGATAGCCGAGATGACCGGCCAGCGCAGCCTGCGTCCGCAGGCCACCGACATGCACACGCTGCTGGGCGAGCTGAAGATTCTCGCGTCGCCATTGCTGCCGCAGGGGATTGGGCTCAGCATCCTCGACAACATGCCCGACGAGGTGCTGCTGCTCGACAGCGGCAAGCTGCAGGATGCGCTGCTGAACCTGATCCTGAACGCCCGCGATGCCTGCGGAACCACCGGGCAGATCACCGTCAGTGCCCATGCGGTGGGCCGGACCTGGGTAGAGATCACAGTTAGCGACACCGGGCCCGGCTTCTCACCCGAGGCATTGGACAAAGCGCTCAATCCCTTCTTCACCACCAAGGGCAGCGAGGGATCCGGCCTCGGCCTGCCAATGGTCTATGACATGGCAAAGCTGGCGGGCGGCGACATTCGGATCGGCAACGGCGTCTCCGGTGCCGCGATCATCCTGCGCCTGCCTTACCGGCTGGCTCCGGATGCAGGCGGCGGAATGGCCTTGCTGGTAGAAGACAGCGAGGAGCTGCGCGCCGCCTTCCGGGACATGCTGATAGATCTCGGCTACTCGGTAATCGAAGCCGCCAGTGTGGATGAAGCCTGCGCGCTCACCGCCGGCCTTCCGGACATCGCCCTGGTCCTATCGGACATTAAGCTGGAAGGCACCGCCACCGGCATCGACCTGGCCTCCCGCCTTGACGGTTCCGGCCTGCCCTGCATCCTGATGACTTCGCTGCCGGTCAGCGATCCGCTGTTTCGCAAGGCATTGAAATGCGGCCCGGTTTTGCGCAAACCTTTCACCACGCACCAGCTGTCCGAGCTGATCAAACCGGAGCCTGCCGCATGA
- a CDS encoding AMP-binding protein, translating to MQMGAEGMQSLPALLQRNAVQFANAPAYREKEFGIWQCWTWSEAAKEIEALALGLVNLGVNEGDFVAIIGRNRPYLYWSMVAAQAVGAVPVPLYQDAVAEEMAYVLGHCGARFVIVGDQEQADKVIEVQDQLHQFEHMIYLDPRGMRKYDHAQLHQFSHIQDQGRAARDELAGELQARQDKLTYDSTCVMLYTSGTTGKPKGVVLSNRNVIESAKNSAEFDGLTKGENILSYLPMAWVGDFIFSVGQAYWCGFCVNCPESADTMMTDLREIGPTYFFAPPRVFEGQLTNVMIRMEDAGALKRNMFHHFLAHAKKVGGHILDGKPVGLMDRLKYALGNVLVYGPLKDTLGYGRIRVGYTAGEAIGPEIFDFYRSLGINLKQLYGQTEATVFITVQPDGEVRADTVGVPAPEVEIKIGDNGEIYYRSPGTFVEYYKNPESTASTKDPEGWVATGDAGFFEDSSGHLRIIDRAKDVGKMADGSMFAPKYVENKLKFYPDILEAVVFGNGRDRCAAFINIDLTAVGNWAERNNIAYASYQELAGHPKVLETIRSHVTEVNKSVAEDPMLSGCQIHRFVVLHKELDADDGEMTRTRKVRRRIVEEKFADIIAALYDGSEKVSTVTEVTYEDGRKGSIKATLTIVDADVKPAAVHKVAAE from the coding sequence ATGCAGATGGGCGCCGAAGGGATGCAATCCCTGCCGGCGCTGCTTCAACGCAATGCGGTGCAATTCGCAAACGCGCCGGCCTACCGGGAAAAGGAATTCGGCATCTGGCAATGCTGGACCTGGTCCGAGGCTGCGAAAGAAATCGAGGCGCTGGCGCTGGGGCTTGTCAACCTCGGCGTGAACGAGGGCGATTTCGTCGCCATTATCGGCCGCAACCGGCCTTATCTATATTGGTCGATGGTTGCGGCGCAGGCGGTGGGTGCCGTGCCGGTGCCGCTCTACCAGGACGCGGTGGCAGAGGAGATGGCCTATGTGCTGGGCCATTGCGGTGCGCGCTTTGTGATCGTGGGCGATCAGGAGCAGGCCGACAAGGTGATCGAGGTCCAGGATCAGCTCCACCAGTTCGAGCACATGATCTATCTCGACCCGCGCGGCATGCGGAAATACGACCATGCGCAGCTGCACCAGTTCAGCCATATTCAGGACCAGGGCCGCGCCGCCCGTGACGAACTGGCCGGCGAACTGCAGGCGCGCCAGGACAAGTTGACCTACGACAGCACCTGCGTGATGCTTTATACCTCCGGCACCACTGGCAAGCCCAAGGGCGTGGTGTTGTCAAACCGCAACGTTATCGAAAGCGCCAAGAACTCCGCCGAGTTCGACGGTCTGACCAAGGGCGAAAATATCCTGTCCTACCTGCCGATGGCCTGGGTGGGAGATTTCATCTTTTCAGTGGGCCAGGCCTATTGGTGCGGCTTCTGCGTGAACTGCCCGGAAAGCGCCGACACCATGATGACCGATCTGCGCGAAATCGGTCCGACCTATTTCTTTGCGCCGCCGCGCGTGTTCGAAGGCCAGCTGACCAATGTGATGATCCGGATGGAGGACGCGGGCGCCCTGAAGCGCAACATGTTCCATCACTTCCTGGCCCACGCCAAGAAAGTCGGCGGTCACATTCTGGACGGCAAGCCGGTCGGGCTGATGGACCGCCTGAAGTACGCGCTGGGGAATGTTCTGGTCTACGGGCCGCTCAAGGACACCCTAGGCTATGGCCGTATCCGCGTCGGCTACACCGCGGGGGAAGCGATCGGGCCGGAGATCTTCGATTTCTACCGCTCGCTTGGGATCAATCTGAAACAACTTTACGGCCAGACCGAGGCCACCGTGTTCATCACGGTGCAGCCTGATGGAGAAGTGCGGGCCGATACCGTGGGCGTTCCGGCACCGGAGGTGGAAATCAAGATCGGCGATAATGGCGAGATCTACTACCGCTCACCCGGCACCTTTGTGGAGTACTACAAGAACCCGGAATCCACCGCTTCGACCAAGGACCCCGAGGGCTGGGTGGCCACCGGCGATGCCGGCTTCTTCGAGGACAGCTCCGGCCATCTGCGGATCATCGACCGCGCCAAGGACGTGGGCAAGATGGCTGATGGCAGCATGTTTGCGCCCAAATATGTGGAAAACAAGCTGAAATTCTACCCGGATATCCTGGAGGCAGTCGTGTTCGGCAATGGCCGCGACCGCTGTGCCGCCTTCATCAACATCGATCTGACGGCGGTGGGCAACTGGGCTGAGCGCAACAATATCGCCTATGCCTCCTACCAGGAACTGGCGGGCCATCCGAAGGTTCTGGAAACCATCCGTTCGCATGTGACGGAAGTGAATAAATCGGTAGCAGAGGATCCGATGCTGTCCGGGTGCCAGATCCACCGCTTTGTGGTCCTGCACAAGGAACTGGATGCCGATGACGGTGAAATGACCCGTACCCGCAAGGTGCGCCGCCGCATCGTGGAAGAGAAATTTGCCGATATCATCGCCGCACTCTACGACGGTTCGGAAAAGGTCTCGACGGTCACGGAGGTGACCTATGAAGATGGCCGCAAGGGCTCGATCAAAGCGACGCTGACCATTGTCGATGCGGATGTGAAACCGGCAGCGGTTCACAAGGTGGCCGCAGAATGA
- a CDS encoding ABC transporter ATP-binding protein, protein MLDNSLSYVTEDGRTIGGVVMEMKNITLRFGGVVAIKDISFDIREGEIRAIIGPNGAGKSSMLNVISGFYVPQEGEVLFHGKKRPQMKPYEVARQGIARTFQNIALFEGMSVLDNVMTGRLNYMKTGLFAQALWKGKAEREETENREVVERIIDFLEIQHIRKTPVSRLPYGLKKRVELARALAAEPKLLLLDEPMAGMNVEEKEDMSRFILDVNDEFGTTIALIEHDMGVVMDLSDRVVVMDYGKKIGDGTPSEVRSNQDVIDAYLGVSHD, encoded by the coding sequence ATGCTTGACAATTCCTTAAGCTACGTCACCGAGGACGGCCGCACCATCGGCGGTGTGGTGATGGAGATGAAGAATATCACCCTGCGGTTCGGCGGCGTGGTGGCGATCAAGGACATCTCCTTCGATATCCGCGAGGGCGAGATCCGCGCGATCATCGGTCCCAACGGGGCCGGCAAATCCTCGATGCTGAACGTGATTTCGGGCTTCTATGTGCCGCAGGAGGGCGAGGTGCTGTTCCACGGCAAGAAGCGCCCGCAGATGAAACCCTATGAGGTGGCGCGCCAGGGCATCGCCCGCACCTTCCAGAATATTGCGTTGTTCGAGGGCATGAGCGTTCTGGACAACGTCATGACCGGGCGGCTCAACTACATGAAAACAGGCCTGTTTGCGCAGGCGCTGTGGAAGGGCAAGGCAGAGCGGGAAGAGACCGAGAACCGCGAGGTTGTGGAGCGGATCATCGATTTTCTGGAGATCCAGCACATCCGCAAGACTCCGGTTTCGCGGCTGCCCTATGGCCTGAAGAAGCGGGTCGAGCTGGCGCGCGCGCTGGCGGCGGAGCCGAAGCTGTTGCTGCTGGATGAGCCGATGGCCGGCATGAACGTCGAAGAGAAGGAGGACATGTCCCGCTTCATCCTGGATGTGAACGACGAATTCGGCACCACCATTGCCTTGATCGAGCACGATATGGGCGTGGTGATGGATCTCAGCGACCGTGTGGTGGTGATGGACTACGGCAAGAAGATCGGGGACGGCACACCGTCTGAAGTGCGCAGTAACCAGGATGTGATCGACGCCTATCTGGGGGTTTCCCATGACTGA
- a CDS encoding branched-chain amino acid ABC transporter permease has protein sequence MPEQLVFAMEVTLNGLMAGVLYALVALGFVLIYKASGIFNYAQGVMALFAAMTLVGIMQGQVPFSHVINAVFGGHITHFGWNVPGVLAIALTVAVMVLLAWLVQVLVMKHLVGQEPIILFMATIGLAYFLEGVADLMWGSEIKTLDVGLPQGINLWIDEATFNIFGYGFFIDNLDIVATVIAALLVAGLVCFAQYTKQGRAMRAVADDHQAALSVGISLNFIWVLVWSVAGFVALVAGIVWGTKSGVQFSLSLIALKALPVLMLGGFTSIPGAIVGGLIIGVGEKLFEFAIGPMVGGATENWFAYVLALLFLVFRPQGLFGEKIIERV, from the coding sequence ATGCCTGAACAACTCGTCTTTGCGATGGAAGTGACGCTGAACGGCCTGATGGCGGGCGTGCTTTATGCGCTGGTGGCGCTGGGGTTTGTCCTGATCTACAAGGCCTCCGGCATTTTCAACTATGCGCAAGGGGTCATGGCGCTGTTTGCGGCGATGACGCTGGTCGGGATCATGCAGGGGCAGGTGCCGTTCTCGCATGTCATCAATGCGGTCTTCGGCGGCCATATCACCCATTTCGGCTGGAACGTGCCCGGGGTGCTCGCGATTGCCCTGACGGTGGCGGTGATGGTGCTGCTGGCCTGGCTGGTGCAGGTGCTGGTGATGAAGCACCTGGTGGGCCAGGAGCCGATCATCCTGTTCATGGCCACCATCGGTCTGGCGTATTTTCTGGAAGGCGTCGCCGACCTGATGTGGGGCTCCGAGATCAAGACGCTGGACGTGGGTCTGCCGCAGGGGATCAACCTGTGGATCGACGAAGCCACCTTCAACATCTTCGGCTACGGCTTCTTCATCGACAACCTGGATATCGTGGCGACAGTGATTGCGGCGCTGCTGGTGGCGGGCCTGGTCTGCTTTGCCCAGTACACCAAGCAGGGCCGGGCGATGCGCGCAGTTGCGGATGACCACCAGGCGGCGCTGTCGGTCGGCATCTCGCTGAACTTCATCTGGGTTCTGGTCTGGTCGGTTGCAGGCTTCGTGGCGCTGGTTGCGGGCATCGTCTGGGGCACCAAGTCCGGCGTGCAGTTCTCGCTGTCGCTGATCGCGCTGAAAGCCCTGCCGGTGCTGATGCTGGGCGGCTTCACCTCGATCCCCGGCGCCATCGTGGGCGGCCTGATCATTGGTGTGGGCGAGAAACTGTTCGAATTCGCCATCGGCCCGATGGTCGGCGGCGCCACCGAGAACTGGTTTGCCTATGTGCTGGCGCTGCTGTTCCTGGTGTTCCGCCCGCAGGGCCTGTTCGGGGAGAAGATCATTGAACGGGTCTGA
- a CDS encoding SHOCT domain-containing protein — protein sequence MTAIFEEIRRLEAARKKGDISAAEFAVAKAKLLETVEDATVLPPFQPAAPRRRASSAAPGPWGLMLMGICGAGLLTVLAAQLIGDLTLAFTLIATVFAAIVIAAFRRLEG from the coding sequence ATGACCGCGATTTTCGAGGAAATCCGGCGGCTGGAGGCCGCGCGGAAGAAGGGTGACATCTCAGCCGCCGAATTTGCAGTGGCCAAAGCCAAGCTTCTGGAAACGGTGGAAGACGCAACAGTGCTGCCGCCGTTCCAGCCGGCAGCGCCGCGGCGGCGGGCTTCCAGCGCCGCACCCGGACCCTGGGGACTGATGCTGATGGGTATTTGCGGGGCAGGACTGCTGACGGTGCTGGCGGCGCAGCTCATCGGCGACTTGACCCTCGCCTTCACATTGATCGCCACGGTGTTCGCCGCCATCGTCATCGCCGCCTTCCGCCGACTGGAGGGCTGA
- a CDS encoding branched-chain amino acid ABC transporter permease encodes MFYREAGDFKVSYADDSQTFPIKFDRYRYYVVLAVAFGIIPFLINDYWANAILLPFLIYSIAAIGLNILVGYCGQVSLGTGGFMAVGAYACYKLMTAFPEVSMFIHVVLAGGITAGVCVLFGLPSLRIKGFYLAVATLAAQFFLVWLFNRVPWFYNYSASGQINAPERDTFGILITGPNAPAWATYLFCLIFLTVCALVARNLTRGTVGRSWMAIRDMDIAAEIIGVNPLKAKLTAFAVSGFFIGISGALFFAVYLGAVEVGEAFGISKSFLVLFMVIIGGLGSIFGSFAGAAFLVLLPVILKVVGVDLLNWPTDIVAHFQLVIVGALIIVFLIAEPHGMAQLWRVAKEKLRLWPFPH; translated from the coding sequence ATGTTCTACCGTGAAGCCGGGGATTTCAAAGTCTCCTATGCCGATGACAGCCAGACCTTCCCGATCAAATTCGACCGCTACCGGTACTATGTGGTGCTGGCCGTGGCCTTTGGCATCATCCCGTTCCTGATCAACGATTACTGGGCCAATGCGATCCTGCTGCCGTTCCTGATCTATTCGATTGCCGCGATCGGGCTGAACATTCTGGTCGGCTACTGCGGGCAGGTGAGCCTGGGAACCGGCGGGTTCATGGCTGTTGGCGCCTATGCCTGCTACAAGCTGATGACCGCCTTTCCCGAAGTCAGCATGTTCATCCATGTGGTCCTGGCGGGCGGCATCACCGCTGGCGTCTGTGTGCTGTTCGGCCTGCCCAGCTTGCGCATCAAGGGGTTCTACCTGGCGGTGGCGACGCTGGCGGCGCAGTTCTTTCTGGTGTGGCTGTTCAACCGGGTGCCATGGTTCTACAACTACTCCGCCTCGGGGCAGATCAACGCGCCGGAGCGGGATACTTTCGGCATCCTGATCACCGGCCCCAATGCGCCGGCCTGGGCCACTTATCTGTTCTGCCTGATCTTCCTGACTGTTTGCGCGCTGGTCGCCCGCAACCTGACCCGCGGCACCGTGGGCCGCAGCTGGATGGCGATCCGCGACATGGATATCGCCGCCGAGATCATCGGGGTGAACCCGCTGAAGGCCAAATTGACCGCCTTTGCCGTCTCCGGCTTCTTCATCGGCATCTCCGGCGCGCTGTTCTTTGCGGTCTACCTGGGCGCAGTCGAGGTCGGCGAGGCCTTTGGCATCAGTAAGTCCTTCCTGGTGCTGTTCATGGTGATTATCGGCGGGCTGGGTTCGATCTTCGGCTCCTTTGCCGGCGCCGCCTTCCTGGTGCTGCTGCCGGTGATCCTGAAAGTTGTGGGCGTGGATTTGCTGAACTGGCCCACTGACATCGTGGCGCATTTCCAGCTGGTGATCGTCGGCGCGCTGATCATCGTCTTCCTGATCGCGGAGCCGCACGGCATGGCGCAGCTGTGGCGCGTCGCCAAGGAGAAACTGAGACTGTGGCCGTTCCCGCACTGA
- a CDS encoding ABC transporter substrate-binding protein: MKKTLTTLALGAAMAAGPAMADLVFPDLSYRTGPYAAGGIPFSDGYNDYFTLLNERDGGIGGVPAKVIECETGYNTEKGVECYESTKGQGALIYQPLSTGITYQLIPKVTADNIPLHTMGYGRTSAANGEVFSHVFNYPANYWNGASGVVNYLLESNGGDISGKKIALVYHNSAYGKEPIRTLEELSKKHGFELIALPVDHPGQEQKSQWLQIRRERPDNVVMWGWGVMNQVAIQEAANIRFPMENFIGVWWSGAEHDVMPAGDKADGYKAVTFHNVGRDFPVFDDIQKYVVDAGKAAGAGDQVGNVLYNRGMYAAMLAAEAAKTAQEIHGTADITAAMMRDGMEALVIDEAKMEALGMPNFGPTFNVSCDNHGGPGLVGVTQWDAESKTWSLISDFKPSDTEVIGKLIEEDSGAYAAENNIEPRCN; encoded by the coding sequence ATGAAAAAGACACTGACCACACTGGCGCTGGGCGCCGCGATGGCAGCCGGTCCGGCAATGGCGGACCTGGTGTTCCCGGACCTCAGCTACCGGACCGGGCCTTATGCGGCGGGCGGCATCCCGTTCTCGGATGGCTACAACGACTATTTCACCCTGCTGAACGAGCGCGATGGCGGCATCGGCGGTGTGCCGGCCAAGGTGATCGAATGCGAGACCGGCTATAACACCGAAAAAGGCGTGGAATGCTATGAGTCCACCAAGGGCCAGGGCGCGCTGATCTATCAGCCGCTGTCCACCGGCATTACCTACCAGCTGATCCCCAAGGTGACCGCGGACAACATCCCGCTGCACACCATGGGCTATGGCCGGACTTCGGCCGCGAACGGCGAAGTGTTCAGCCATGTGTTCAACTATCCGGCCAACTACTGGAACGGTGCCTCGGGCGTGGTGAACTACTTGCTGGAATCCAACGGCGGCGACATCAGCGGCAAGAAAATTGCGCTGGTCTACCACAACTCCGCCTATGGCAAGGAGCCGATCCGCACTCTGGAAGAGCTGTCCAAGAAGCATGGCTTTGAGCTGATTGCCCTTCCGGTGGATCACCCGGGCCAGGAGCAGAAGTCGCAGTGGCTGCAGATCCGCCGCGAGCGTCCCGACAATGTCGTGATGTGGGGCTGGGGCGTGATGAACCAGGTGGCGATCCAGGAAGCTGCCAACATCCGTTTCCCGATGGAGAACTTCATCGGCGTGTGGTGGTCCGGTGCCGAGCATGATGTTATGCCGGCAGGCGACAAGGCCGATGGCTATAAGGCGGTGACTTTCCACAACGTGGGCCGCGACTTCCCGGTGTTTGACGACATCCAGAAATATGTCGTGGATGCAGGCAAGGCCGCGGGTGCCGGCGATCAGGTCGGCAACGTCCTGTATAACCGCGGCATGTACGCGGCGATGCTCGCAGCTGAGGCCGCCAAGACCGCGCAGGAAATCCATGGCACCGCGGACATCACAGCGGCGATGATGCGCGACGGCATGGAAGCGCTGGTGATCGATGAAGCCAAGATGGAAGCGCTGGGGATGCCGAACTTCGGCCCGACCTTCAACGTGTCCTGCGACAACCACGGCGGCCCCGGCCTTGTGGGCGTGACCCAGTGGGATGCGGAGAGCAAGACCTGGTCGCTGATCTCGGACTTCAAACCCTCTGACACCGAAGTGATCGGCAAGCTGATCGAGGAAGATTCGGGCGCCTACGCGGCTGAAAACAACATCGAGCCCCGCTGCAACTAA
- a CDS encoding ABC transporter ATP-binding protein, with protein MLDAANTAADTADVQAETLLEVNNIEVIYNHVILVLKGVSLNVPKGGITALLGGNGAGKTTTLKAVSNLLHSERGEVTKGSIKYRGEHVHEQDPAELVKKGVIQVMEGRHCFEHLTVEENLLTGAYTRSDGGANIQKDLEMVYSYFPRLKERRKSQAGYTSGGEQQMVAMGRALMSRPETILLDEPSMGLAPQLVEQIFEIVKSINEQEGVTFLLAEQNTNVALRYAHYGYILESGRVVMDGPAAELRENPDVKEFYLGMSDEGRKSFRDVRSYRRRKRWLS; from the coding sequence ATGCTGGATGCAGCGAACACCGCCGCCGACACCGCCGATGTGCAGGCCGAGACCCTGCTGGAGGTCAACAATATCGAGGTGATCTACAATCATGTGATCCTCGTCCTGAAGGGCGTGAGCCTGAATGTGCCCAAGGGCGGCATCACCGCGCTGCTGGGCGGCAACGGAGCCGGCAAGACCACTACGCTTAAGGCGGTGTCGAACCTGCTGCACTCGGAACGCGGCGAGGTCACCAAGGGCTCGATCAAGTACCGCGGCGAGCATGTGCATGAGCAGGACCCGGCAGAGCTGGTGAAAAAGGGCGTCATCCAGGTGATGGAAGGCCGACATTGTTTCGAGCACCTGACGGTAGAGGAAAACCTGCTGACCGGCGCCTATACCCGTTCGGACGGCGGCGCGAACATCCAGAAAGACCTTGAGATGGTATACAGCTACTTCCCGCGCCTGAAGGAACGCCGCAAGAGCCAGGCGGGCTACACCTCGGGCGGCGAGCAGCAGATGGTGGCGATGGGCCGGGCGCTGATGAGCCGCCCGGAGACGATCCTGCTGGATGAACCCTCGATGGGATTGGCACCGCAGCTTGTGGAGCAGATTTTCGAGATCGTGAAGTCGATCAATGAGCAGGAGGGCGTGACCTTTCTGCTGGCTGAGCAGAACACCAACGTCGCCCTGCGCTATGCCCACTATGGCTACATCCTGGAGTCGGGCCGGGTTGTGATGGATGGGCCCGCGGCAGAGCTGCGCGAGAACCCGGACGTGAAGGAATTTTACCTCGGCATGTCGGATGAGGGGCGCAAGAGCTTCCGCGACGTGCGGTCCTACCGCCGCCGCAAGCGGTGGCTGAGCTGA